One Spinacia oleracea cultivar Varoflay chromosome 4, BTI_SOV_V1, whole genome shotgun sequence DNA segment encodes these proteins:
- the LOC110793398 gene encoding uncharacterized protein isoform X1 gives MDNRKGKNEVDEYDQEQHNEDESGKRIKGPDEPLRQVSTDLVLAVPCSQIQRSQRLSDEGSGRKRTRETGSSSQSQFHHQLESGSGQQATQPVDNLTPPAWLWGDYNQSLESIIRNARNTALSGQRPKPSENSSLWLNPSIFSPIRKL, from the exons ATGGATAACCGGAAGGGCAAGAACGAAGTAGATGAATACGATCAAGAACAGCATAATGAAGATGAATCTGGT AAAAGAATCAAAGGG CCAGATGAGCCCCTCCGACAGGTAAGTACAGACTTAGTACTGGCAGTTCCATGTAGTCAAATTCAACGATCTCAGAGACTAAGTGATGAAGGTTCTGGAAGGAAGAGAACGAGGGAAACTGGTTCAAGTAGCCAGAGTCAATTTCATCATCAGTTGGAATCTGGTTCAG GTCAACAAGCCACTCAACCTGTAGACAACCTCACTCCGCCAGCATGGTTGTGGGGTGACTATAATCAGTCGTTGGAGTCTATTATCAGAAACGCAAGGAACACTGCTTTAAGTGGCCAACGTCCGAAACCAA GTGAGAATTCATCCTTATGGCTAAATCCATCGATCTTTTCTCCCATTCGAAAACTTTGA
- the LOC110793398 gene encoding uncharacterized protein isoform X2, with protein sequence MDNRKGKNEVDEYDQEQHNEDESGPDEPLRQVSTDLVLAVPCSQIQRSQRLSDEGSGRKRTRETGSSSQSQFHHQLESGSGQQATQPVDNLTPPAWLWGDYNQSLESIIRNARNTALSGQRPKPSENSSLWLNPSIFSPIRKL encoded by the exons ATGGATAACCGGAAGGGCAAGAACGAAGTAGATGAATACGATCAAGAACAGCATAATGAAGATGAATCTGGT CCAGATGAGCCCCTCCGACAGGTAAGTACAGACTTAGTACTGGCAGTTCCATGTAGTCAAATTCAACGATCTCAGAGACTAAGTGATGAAGGTTCTGGAAGGAAGAGAACGAGGGAAACTGGTTCAAGTAGCCAGAGTCAATTTCATCATCAGTTGGAATCTGGTTCAG GTCAACAAGCCACTCAACCTGTAGACAACCTCACTCCGCCAGCATGGTTGTGGGGTGACTATAATCAGTCGTTGGAGTCTATTATCAGAAACGCAAGGAACACTGCTTTAAGTGGCCAACGTCCGAAACCAA GTGAGAATTCATCCTTATGGCTAAATCCATCGATCTTTTCTCCCATTCGAAAACTTTGA
- the LOC110793398 gene encoding uncharacterized protein isoform X3 — MDNRKGKNEVDEYDQEQHNEDESGVSTDLVLAVPCSQIQRSQRLSDEGSGRKRTRETGSSSQSQFHHQLESGSGQQATQPVDNLTPPAWLWGDYNQSLESIIRNARNTALSGQRPKPSENSSLWLNPSIFSPIRKL, encoded by the exons ATGGATAACCGGAAGGGCAAGAACGAAGTAGATGAATACGATCAAGAACAGCATAATGAAGATGAATCTGGT GTAAGTACAGACTTAGTACTGGCAGTTCCATGTAGTCAAATTCAACGATCTCAGAGACTAAGTGATGAAGGTTCTGGAAGGAAGAGAACGAGGGAAACTGGTTCAAGTAGCCAGAGTCAATTTCATCATCAGTTGGAATCTGGTTCAG GTCAACAAGCCACTCAACCTGTAGACAACCTCACTCCGCCAGCATGGTTGTGGGGTGACTATAATCAGTCGTTGGAGTCTATTATCAGAAACGCAAGGAACACTGCTTTAAGTGGCCAACGTCCGAAACCAA GTGAGAATTCATCCTTATGGCTAAATCCATCGATCTTTTCTCCCATTCGAAAACTTTGA